TGATCCGAGAAATACGTACTGACTACTGGAGCCGAATATTTACGGCTCTTGTCATCTTTCTGTAAGTCCTTAGTCCACCATTCTCGCTTATTTTCATTGGCTACAAAAAAGCCTATGAGTTTGCTGGGGTCTCTGTCATATTCGCTGAGGATCTGCTCTTTTACGCGATCGATTGTTTTGTATTCGAATAAAATGGGTGTGTTTACTGAAGGTCTGTTTGGAAGCCGTGGTTTAGGACTGGTTTTATCTGTGTAAAAATAATTTGAAAAAGCAGCTATTGCTGTCGTGTTTCGCCAGTTCTCTTTCAGCTCAATTACGTCACTGTTTTCAAGCCCCAAAACCTCTTCAATATCTTTTCTTGATGAGTTTTCATCTGTAATTTGCTGATTCTGATCCGCAACAACAAAGAAATTTTCGATACTTAAACTTTCAATACATTCATACCAGTCGGGGGGTAAATCCTGACCTTCATCAATAATCAGGCTATGGTCTGAAAAATTAGCGTTGTGTTGTTCAAAGCGTTCGGATACTTTTTCGTAGTCTGGCTTATGTGCTTCAATCTCTGGCATCTTATCTGTGTGGTAGGTTTGTGCAGTACCGCCGACGATATTCCAGTGAAGATCATAAAGCCAGGACATTGCGGTGCTCATGTTCCCCGAAACATCATCACCCAGTAAGATTTTATTGGCATGATTAAGCACATGGTTGAATGTCAAAAAATGTACATTTTGCTTATTTTCTAACTCTTTCATTCTCCATAGTGCGACCACTGATTTACCTGTACCGGGAGCCCCTACTACCAAATATTGCCCATCCGCTGGAAGTCGTAATACTCTCCTCTGATCTTTAGTTAGCTCATCTCGTCTGGGGAGCTTAAAAATTCGTTTAGCCATCTATGTTTCTCATTACATCTCGTAGAGAAGGTATTCCCGATGCGGAATTTCCCTTAATAAATACACGGTCTAAAAAAACGTTGTTATAGCTGCAAGACGTGTCAGGCACCAATGCACAGGCATGGCAAGCCGCGCGGTTTAACCATGAGGGACCTTGCCCCTCCATTTCCCCACAAACCGGGTCTAACGAACACCAGTCCGCCTGACGTAAAGCAGCATCAAATAAGCGCATGAATTTATCAGGTCTTGCCAAGTCAACGATACCACCCAGAGAGCCAGCAACATCTGCCACTGCTGTATAAATAAGAATGCCTGCCATATTATCAGAAGATGAGCAGTAAATTCGTTCTTGCAGAGAGGCTGCTGGGTAGCCTGCTGTAGATTCAAGCTCCCGGATCAAAATATGAGCCAAAGTATGAAGCATGATAAAACGAGGCGATGGCGTGGCATCATCAGGCAGTAGCATATTCGAATCTTGATAGCGCTGTTCAATTTCATTGGCTCTCTGCCGTAGAGCCTGGGTTGATTCCCACTCCTTGAGTTTCTCTGCATCAAGGGTAAAAAATATACCCTCGCCGAATAACTCTATTGCTGGCAACCAGTCAGCCTCATTGACCAGATCAGGCGGAAGAACTGGAATAGGCTGATGTGCCTCAATATCGCTTGCCGCTCTGGAGAATCCCTTGAGTACTTCAATCACCCGAAGTCTGTCCACCGCCACTAACCGGTCTACTAATCTGGCCGAAGACTGCAGTTCTGAGGCCTCTTGGAGTTCATCTATGTACTTCAGCCAATCCGACGTCATGTGTTGAGTTCTAAAATCCGCGCTCTCATGGAAATCTTCCGGAGTAATCAGAGCAAGGTATTCATCACCCAGCATGTCTCCGGCTACTATTTCAGGCTCTAAAGAAGTGGTCGTTGTAACCTTGTTTTTAAGAGCCGCCATCAGTTCGGATTCAGTGCAGTGAAGTGCGCTTATGGCTCTTTTGATTAATTTCTTGCGCTGCAGGTTGCGGGTTGCGTTTTTAATGTCATTTATTAACTGGGAGTTAAGCTCCAGCTTATATTCCAAAGAGTTTTTATCGATGTTTGACTCTGGAGGAATAACGAGAGCCTGTGCATTTTGGGGGGTGTAGACCCTGGGATCGTTCACTTCCATAATCGTATAAGTTATCTCACTTTCAAGAAGGCTAGGAAATTTCTGCTTTATCTGAAAATGGTTATTCAGCTTGAAGTCAGCCTGCTCGAAAACAGCCTGCGACTTACATTTCTCACACTTAACAATTTGTTTCCCTCTTTGCCCGCTAACCACCTTCAAATAGCTATTTTCACGATCAGGCACACAGCGTTTTTTGCTATTTCTATGACAAATAAGATGCCATGGTACATTGACGAGATCTCCGAAACTGCTTGTTGCACACCAGGTCAACTGCTCCAGATTACCTGATTTACATTTATTGCAATTGATCTGTTCATCAATCGCTGCCTCACTGGTACACCAGGGTTCGAAAAAAAGAAGGTCACACCTATTACATTTCATCCACGAAGGGAATCGCTCTGTTGGAATTGTAGCTCCATGAATCTTCAAGTTTTTCGAATCATCAAATTCTGCTGTCGGTGGCAATAAAAGCCTTTGATGAATTCGAAGGTGCTGCTTTACACGCTCAACAGCGTACAGTTGAGTCATCTTTTGAGCTGACCAAAACCTTGTATCTTTAACATTCATCAGCCAGTCATTTTGATCACGTACAATGGAACCTACGGCAGCATGACTTGTTAAATGAGAAAACCGAACAGGAGTAAACCAGTTTTTATCAATCATGATATTTGTCACCTGCTACTTCAAAGAGAGCAGTCTTTTCAACATTTCTCATTGAGTTCAACGTTTTCCAAAGCCCTGAGGCAAACTGGCTGTCTTCAAATGGAGCAAGAAGACCATCAGTGGACTTGTCATTTTGTTTATACCTGAGGTTAGTGACCTCTGATGCCTCTTTTTCCCATTCTTCTGCCAGTCGGTCCAGATGCGCGAGAACCTCAGCTTCAGTGGCTTTACGTCCATTAAGTGCATGTTTGATGCGAACCTTTAACAGGCGAAGTACTTTTGCCACTTCTGGCTGATCTTTGGCAAAGTGCTGTGCGTCAGTATTTTCCAGCAAGCCATGCTCACAGTGTCTCACGGCAGATACAAGGGCGGCATGCAGTGCCCTGCTCCTGACTTGCGAAGTGAACGGCGTCAAACTTGAAGGCTCTACAAATCGGTAGAATGATCTGTGATATGCCCTGAAGTTTTCATAGTGAGAAAGACTTCTGGCCTGAGTCTTGTAGTAATTTGCAAACACGATCCCAGGCGTTTTCCCCCTGCCTACCCGACTACTTGCCTGAATATACTCTGCTGTAGTCAACGGCTGACCATTTATAACCATCAGTGCCAGCCTTGGCTCGTCCAAGCCAACCGATACCATGTTCGTGGCCAGCGTAGCATCAAGAGCATCATCCTTTTCGCATGTCGAGCTTAGAGAGTCAAAAACCTTTGCATTGGCATCCGCCGTTTGATTACTGGTGAGTGATTTTATATTGAGTTCACGAGCCGGAAAGAATTGTTTATACAGCTTGAGGAAGTCTTGATTATCGGAAATTTCGTCTGGACACTTTCCATTAAAGAAACCAGGGAATTCATTTAATTTACTGGATAGTGACTCAGCAATGCCTGGCTCTATGGTTTCGGCTTCTTTGAAAAAATTCGATAGCAGCATACGATTCTGAATACGGGGAATGCCGCTCTGAAAATTCGTTCTGCTATTACCTACCCCTTTAAGACTCCCGTGATAGATCAGCTGAGTCCACCAAGCATCCTTCAGTTTGGCTTGATCGTAGAAAAGAGCTTGTGGGGCGGCGACTAAGGTACCCGCCAGATCATCAAGACAATTCTGTCGTTGTCGACCAAAGGCCATGTAACCCACGTAGAGTCTTCCTGGCTTTTCACTCAACGGCACTTCGCGTGCAAAGTAAGAGTCCTTTTGGCGAAGTCCTACGGGGGGGAATACGGCCATATCACGCCCGAACAGTGCTTTAACTTGCTCAGAGGCTTGGCGAATAGTTGCTGTTGAAGCAATAAACTTGGGATATACGCCGCGAGAGACAAGGATCGCCTCGAGACCCACCTCGTAAATCCCAACAATAGAACCCAACGCACCTGAAATGAGGTGCAGTTCATCTTGAATGATCAGTTCCGGTGGTCGATGGGTATTACCGCCAAAAAAAACACCTGCCCGGTTTTCCCAGGGGAGTCGGGCAAACTTATCTACTGTTGCAATCAATAAGCTTGGTGGTTTCTGGTAGAGTGCTTCATCGACAACATTGAAAGGTAAAATGTTATTTTCGTCACAACCAAAAGAACATTTCTGGTTACTACATGAGAGGTGAAAACTTGTTTCAGTCGCCTTGTAATTCTCTTTTGTAAACGCGGTGGCACACCAGGGGCATTGCTGCAAAACAAACTTACTAAAGTTACCCTTACTGTGTTCATCAAGCGCCTGAATAAAGGTGTTGGGTGAAGATTCACCTCCTAGCCACAACCCTACGCTATACGGCTCTTCGCCAAGTGCGGGGGTCTCCCGTCGTATGAGCTCTAATGCAGACACAACCTTGCAGGCACGAACAAATTGCTGAGAGGTCAATAGACGCAGAGTGTACCGCATGATGGCAGTAGTTCCTCCGCCACTGGCGGAATACTTCAGGCGACGATAGACAAAAACGAATGCCATTACTCCCAGGTAAGCTTCTGTCTTACCTCCGCCGGTAGGGAACCAGATCAAATCAACCCAGTCCCTATAGTCGCAGTCCTCATTAATGGAAGACTCTAAAGCCATAAGAAAGAAAGCAAGCTGAAAAGGTCGCCAACTGTATGGGGTCTTGGGGATATTAGTACTACCAAGCTTCATTTGGGCAAGCATTGCCTGATTGGCTAACGAGAAAGCAAGTTGTGCATCTTCATTTTCGCGCAATAGAGAAATGCTACTTCGCATCCGTATTTCAGCGGTTTCCATACGGGAAATGAGACGGTGAGCGGTATCTTGCTCATCATCTTCTTCAGATGCTGCAAGGTCCTCTTGTGTTTCTATCCAGTCGGAATAGTTATCCACAAACTCATCAAGCTGATCAAAAACACAGCTATTGGACTGGATTGACTTGAGGAATTCAAAACTCAGCACTTCCGTAAATTGACCGCTGGTGTTTGCAGTGACCTGAGGTACTTCGACGGTAGGCATAAATTCACTGAATATCTCCACTTCACCGCTGTCATCACTCCAATTCGTCGCGACGCCGTGACCGATGGCATAAACGTGTTCATCTTTGTAGCGGAGTTCGAGCTCTTGCTCTTCTTCAGTCAATAACGCCTTGCTAACGCGCGGATAGTTCCGAAGAGCGTTTTCTGGCAAAAAGCACCTTAGTTGAGCTTCGAATAAAGAATTTTCAGCTGACTTGTCACGTTCCTTTTCTTTTTGATTTAGTTTGACTTGCTGAATATTGGAAAGAGTCACTGTCACGATTTTACCATCCCCATGGGGACGGACATTGACATCGACCCTGGCACGTCCTTGACAAACAACATGTTTCGATGGGGCTTCAAGCAGCGCTTCAATTTCTTCACCACCATCATCCACAAGAGGGTGTTTCTCCCAATGCCGAACGCGGTTAGGTGAGCCTTGATCCTTAAACCTGACAGCGCTGAAAAAAACACGCAAAGACTCTAAGGTATTATCGATATAGAATGAAAAGCCCATAGATGAAGGGGGCTGGTACTTCGTTTTCTTGGCTGACGAAACCTCCTTAGTATCGCTATCTTCTTCATCGACTTGATCGTCGCTTTCATATTCCGAACCTGTCGGGTAAAGAATCCCTGTTGTGTAGCGATTAAAGGGGTTGGTTTCAAAAAGTAAGTCGTCTTTTAGTTTTTCCCCGGTTAAACACTGCTTCACCCAGTTAACAAACTCTAAACGAGCCTTGGTGTAATCAGCCATGGCGCTTAGTTCCTAATCATTCGTTAATTTTGTCTTAATAAGTCGAAATAATGCACCATCGTACTTTATTTGTGCTGACTCCGTTTATTCCTTAAACACACAATTTATTGGATACTACATGAACAGACCATTCTATCATGTTGATTCCAGCATAACTTCAGTCCCTTCCCTGCTTAAAATGAAGAACCCACAATGCTCAGTGAACAAACCAATCTCATGATGTTCTGGCGCATCAATAACCAATGGATAAAACAATTTTGCTGAGGAGCCGTCTTCAAACGTGACATTAGCAACCTTATCGGCTTCAAAGTCGTAACTCCAAAGTTCACATCTATCGTTAATCCCTTTTGATAGTAGGAAATCTTTGATTTTCTGCTGCCACCGCTTGGGCAAATCACTGTGCTGCATTGGAAATACTTAGTCTGTTGATGTAGGTGAAAAGAGAAATGCCGATGAAACAGGTAGGCGAGAAAATGACCACTCTGGGTAAGAGAGACCAATCGCCTTTCCTAAGCAAAATGAGAATGGTGTCGCTTGAGCAAAACTTTGACTCAGAGTGGGAGTGACAAAAAAATTGAATTTAGCATTTATCTTCTTGGAAGTCTGCGACCAATCGAGGCATAGGAAAAAGGGTGATAAAGCCTCAGCCTAAGCAGCTTAAAATCTCCTCATGACTGCCAGAAGTCATAACAATAGAAGACAGTAATATGATATGAAATACAATCAAGCTGACTTACCCCAAACATGAACGATAGCAACTTCAAATTCCTGAAAGGCGTCAACGACATCCTCTACCGCCTTGCTCTTGCCGCAGAACGCAACTATCCGGATGACCCAAACACCACCATGGTCAAGCTGCGTATGTTTGGTGAAGCATCAGCTAAGCATATCGCCAAACTCCTCTGCATCGAAATCCCTGAAAAACAACATGAGCTACTCCGGGAGCTGGCAAAAATCCCATGGGTAGACGACTCCATCATCAGCGTTTTCCACAAACTGAGAAAGCTGGGCAACATAGCCGTTCACGATTTTCATGATGATCTGGGTGATGCCGAAAACTGCCTCCGTTTATCGTTTCGTTTGGCAATCTGGTATTACCGCCTGGTTAAGCAGGATTCTGATTTTCCAGCTCCCATGTTTGTGGTGCCAAAAAGCCAGCAGGACGACGGTCTTCAATCAGAAGTTCTTAATCTGAAAGAAGAGCTTCAAAAAGCTCTCAACGTCAAAACCGAAACCAAAGAAGAACTGGCTGCTAAGGCAAACCAGCTGACACAGGGGGGCCCCGGCATGTTGCATTTTGATTTTTTGATGATTCTGGTGGGCATGAGTACCACCTCTCACTACAGCCTCATATGTATTGAGGGTAGTAGAGAGGTGGCAGTCTCACCAGCTTGAGTCTTCTCCAATATGAAATGAGCCTAAAGAAGCAGAATGTTTCCAACATGAAATGAGCCTCGCATATTTGGGTCTTTCGTCCATGATTACTGGATGAAAATCATTATGAATACGAGGTTCATTAAGACCCTTCAGCAGGTTAAAGAACTGCTCGATCAGGCACCGGTGCTGGAACCCGGATGGGAGTCAAAAGATGAATGTTATCAATGGGTTGAGGAGGTTCTCAGGCATTTCCGATACAGATTGCTTAACCGCTCAGAAAAGGGGCTTATCAAACGATACCTGACAGTTGTTACAGGCTACTCAAGGGCGCAAATCACCCGTCTTATCCAGAAATACCTTGCTACGGGCCACTTAAAGCGCAAGCAGCATACTAACAACGGTTTCAGTAGTCGGTACAGAAAGGCTGACATAAGACTTCTTGCAGCTACAGACAGGCTTCATAATGGCCTGAATGGGGCTGCTATTAAAAAGATCTGCGAAAGGGCTTACAAGCAGGGTGACAAGAGCTATGATCGACTGAAGGGTATCTCCATCTCTCACATATACAATCTAAGAAAGTCGAAGACATACCGAAACATCCGGACGCCTAAAGACGTCACCAGACCGACAAACAAGGCAATTGGCACACTACAAAAGCCCAGGCCAGAAGGACAACCTGGCTTTATCCGTATTGATACTGTGCATCAAGGTGATCAGGATAGAGTCAAGGGCGTCTACCATATCAACGCTGTCGATGAAGTCACTCAATATCAGGTAGTTTGCTCTGTTGAGAAGATTAGCGAGACATTTCTAATCCCTGTACTGGAAGAACTGCTAGCCACTTTCCCCTTTAAATTAAAGGGTTTTCATTCAGACAACGGTTCAGAATACATCAATGGTCGTGTATCGGATTTGCTTGAGAAAC
Above is a window of Endozoicomonas montiporae CL-33 DNA encoding:
- a CDS encoding AAA family ATPase, producing the protein MAKRIFKLPRRDELTKDQRRVLRLPADGQYLVVGAPGTGKSVVALWRMKELENKQNVHFLTFNHVLNHANKILLGDDVSGNMSTAMSWLYDLHWNIVGGTAQTYHTDKMPEIEAHKPDYEKVSERFEQHNANFSDHSLIIDEGQDLPPDWYECIESLSIENFFVVADQNQQITDENSSRKDIEEVLGLENSDVIELKENWRNTTAIAAFSNYFYTDKTSPKPRLPNRPSVNTPILFEYKTIDRVKEQILSEYDRDPSKLIGFFVANENKREWWTKDLQKDDKSRKYSAPVVSTYFSDQKGSVNIDFGNGGIVVLNDKSVKGIEFDIVFILVDGFKPISNDKESLMKRLYVMSSRARERLYLLKSSSQTSILEEILPPEDETVIIEHNGKKTEIELLKRRQL
- the drmB gene encoding DUF1998 domain-containing protein is translated as MIDKNWFTPVRFSHLTSHAAVGSIVRDQNDWLMNVKDTRFWSAQKMTQLYAVERVKQHLRIHQRLLLPPTAEFDDSKNLKIHGATIPTERFPSWMKCNRCDLLFFEPWCTSEAAIDEQINCNKCKSGNLEQLTWCATSSFGDLVNVPWHLICHRNSKKRCVPDRENSYLKVVSGQRGKQIVKCEKCKSQAVFEQADFKLNNHFQIKQKFPSLLESEITYTIMEVNDPRVYTPQNAQALVIPPESNIDKNSLEYKLELNSQLINDIKNATRNLQRKKLIKRAISALHCTESELMAALKNKVTTTTSLEPEIVAGDMLGDEYLALITPEDFHESADFRTQHMTSDWLKYIDELQEASELQSSARLVDRLVAVDRLRVIEVLKGFSRAASDIEAHQPIPVLPPDLVNEADWLPAIELFGEGIFFTLDAEKLKEWESTQALRQRANEIEQRYQDSNMLLPDDATPSPRFIMLHTLAHILIRELESTAGYPAASLQERIYCSSSDNMAGILIYTAVADVAGSLGGIVDLARPDKFMRLFDAALRQADWCSLDPVCGEMEGQGPSWLNRAACHACALVPDTSCSYNNVFLDRVFIKGNSASGIPSLRDVMRNIDG
- a CDS encoding helicase-related protein encodes the protein MADYTKARLEFVNWVKQCLTGEKLKDDLLFETNPFNRYTTGILYPTGSEYESDDQVDEEDSDTKEVSSAKKTKYQPPSSMGFSFYIDNTLESLRVFFSAVRFKDQGSPNRVRHWEKHPLVDDGGEEIEALLEAPSKHVVCQGRARVDVNVRPHGDGKIVTVTLSNIQQVKLNQKEKERDKSAENSLFEAQLRCFLPENALRNYPRVSKALLTEEEQELELRYKDEHVYAIGHGVATNWSDDSGEVEIFSEFMPTVEVPQVTANTSGQFTEVLSFEFLKSIQSNSCVFDQLDEFVDNYSDWIETQEDLAASEEDDEQDTAHRLISRMETAEIRMRSSISLLRENEDAQLAFSLANQAMLAQMKLGSTNIPKTPYSWRPFQLAFFLMALESSINEDCDYRDWVDLIWFPTGGGKTEAYLGVMAFVFVYRRLKYSASGGGTTAIMRYTLRLLTSQQFVRACKVVSALELIRRETPALGEEPYSVGLWLGGESSPNTFIQALDEHSKGNFSKFVLQQCPWCATAFTKENYKATETSFHLSCSNQKCSFGCDENNILPFNVVDEALYQKPPSLLIATVDKFARLPWENRAGVFFGGNTHRPPELIIQDELHLISGALGSIVGIYEVGLEAILVSRGVYPKFIASTATIRQASEQVKALFGRDMAVFPPVGLRQKDSYFAREVPLSEKPGRLYVGYMAFGRQRQNCLDDLAGTLVAAPQALFYDQAKLKDAWWTQLIYHGSLKGVGNSRTNFQSGIPRIQNRMLLSNFFKEAETIEPGIAESLSSKLNEFPGFFNGKCPDEISDNQDFLKLYKQFFPARELNIKSLTSNQTADANAKVFDSLSSTCEKDDALDATLATNMVSVGLDEPRLALMVINGQPLTTAEYIQASSRVGRGKTPGIVFANYYKTQARSLSHYENFRAYHRSFYRFVEPSSLTPFTSQVRSRALHAALVSAVRHCEHGLLENTDAQHFAKDQPEVAKVLRLLKVRIKHALNGRKATEAEVLAHLDRLAEEWEKEASEVTNLRYKQNDKSTDGLLAPFEDSQFASGLWKTLNSMRNVEKTALFEVAGDKYHD
- a CDS encoding DDE-type integrase/transposase/recombinase: MNTRFIKTLQQVKELLDQAPVLEPGWESKDECYQWVEEVLRHFRYRLLNRSEKGLIKRYLTVVTGYSRAQITRLIQKYLATGHLKRKQHTNNGFSSRYRKADIRLLAATDRLHNGLNGAAIKKICERAYKQGDKSYDRLKGISISHIYNLRKSKTYRNIRTPKDVTRPTNKAIGTLQKPRPEGQPGFIRIDTVHQGDQDRVKGVYHINAVDEVTQYQVVCSVEKISETFLIPVLEELLATFPFKLKGFHSDNGSEYINGRVSDLLEKLRINFTKSRARKTNDNALVESKNGAVIRKVLGYTHIPQEYAT